The Glycine soja cultivar W05 chromosome 4, ASM419377v2, whole genome shotgun sequence genomic sequence TCTCCTTCCGCTCCGTATCCGCCGCGCTCTTACGAGCCCTCGCCGCCTCCGCCTTCGTGTTCACCCCCATCTTCTTcggcatcttcttcttcttcttcttcttcttcttagggTATCGCTCAAATTTCACACTATGCTATGAATGATCGATCATGTAATGAGAGAGATATCCTTCAACTCCCTTCCTTCCCAATGCTTGCTTCATCCTCAATCTTCTTCGTTTTAACCCGGCAGGGCCTGCCAGTGCCACCGTCATCCATGGGCCTCGGCCCACTTCTTGCCCAATGCAAtccattttctttattttaaaagcaacaaatactCTACTGATTATTATCTTTAGTGAGCTTTAAAACTACTAATATCGAATGCAAAAATTcatgttttaatttctttacaAATGAATATTGAACACTAATTCCTACGGTTTtcttaaaaacattttcaatgaccattttacaaaataaaaatataaacaaaactaatttaatatattctGACAATAGATTCTAAAAGCTTGAGTACACGAaacaacaatgatgacaacatcTAACATGATGGTCTCAATGGGATAATACAGATATgacttataataatattataagtcTCGTTGAATTATATCAATTGGTTAAGatatgaaatatgaaatgtATGTAAGTGAATTGAatcttttgcaattttttaattttttttccttaatattttcttatctcCTTCATCCTTGAAGCTCTACTTGAACCAGAAAATAAAACGAAACGATAATAACTAAAgtgctttttcaattttatacaaaaatgatAGAAAGCAAGTTctcaatacaaataaaaaaagatatcaaaacatttttttgtgttttaagtcctgtttgataatttaaaaaaaaaaaattgaattaaaataaacttgtttgataataatggtttgaaaatattatttaaaaaagagatacattttcttagtttttaaaacaaaaagaaataacatCTAAGTAATGTTCTTgttgtttattctattttttagttcctaaattcaaataaaaatgaccTTATGTCTTAGCGAACACAATACCACATTGCTTGTAATTCCTTATACCTAGAATGCATCTTTTAATAATTTACCGTTTCAAGTGATCATGTCATTAATGAGTTATCAAAAAATTTGAatggtataaataaataatacgaCGATGAAAGATGAAGTGGTTGGAAGGGACAGTATAGTGACATTTGATGCAGGGAAGGattatttgaaataaagaagatgatgaaataGAGCTTTGGGTTATTAATAATCAATCATGGTAGATGAAAAAGGTTTAATATGGCTTCACGAGATGACTAACGATAATTGAAGGGTGATAGAAGTAATGAGTTTGGTGATCTTATGTTGATTTTGGAATAGTAATTTGTTTAGCATAGATAGTAGTTGATGACCTGTGGAGAATATGATGAGGGTTAGGATTTTGGATTAGtaatttgtttaatatagtAGTAAACCTGTGTTGTTGCGAAGGGTTATGCGCTCATTTGATTGAGCAAAATTATtggaaattttttgaaattatatttaattttcacgTATTGAAGAAAAACTTATATGTTATtgttaaattcataaaatagttccaaagaaatatttttataaaacaattttaaatattaaaaaactttAAACATTACCaactaaatattttgttttttaaaataaaaatattttttacaaggaAATTAAtaagcaaattacactaatcTTTTCTTAAATTGGAACTTATAACACTCAACTCTCTTCTTTATTTTCGTCTTATACTaatctttcttaattttttatcatctaTTATATACTTTGACCCCAAACCTCCAAACACCGGTGGAAATTTTATCTGGATCTAACATGTGACTGGCACAagctttttaattattgtttttctaaaatatccttatttTCTTCCTTGCAAACCATCACCAAAATTTTGACGCATCTGGATCCCCTACAGAATAAGATTGACTTGCTttatgatcaattttttttctctttcaaatgCTATTAAGAATTCAACAACAAAGGTTCAAAGTGTTGTTTATTTATTACCCATCAAACACATTGACAGCGGAGAAGCTACTCTTTTCAATTTTATGACAGGATCCACAAATTTGTTGCAACAATACTCGGTGCAACTGCATTctcaacaataaaaatataaaagaagatcGAAAACTCCACAGCTTTAGGATCCAAAGCATgacaaaagtaaacaaaaatccAACACACGTAGAAATTGCTTATCACCCTCCCTTGAATGTCACCATCATATTGAGATTTCGCAACCCTCTATCCGTCTCCCCTGTGTTTCGCCAATtgggattttaaaattttagaattttagagGGATCAAGGGCTACTGTGACTGTGAGTGGGTTAAGTAACAATGAAATTTTAACGGAGAGAGTGAGTATAATAATTGTTAACTCAACTTAGACAATGAAATTTACTCAAAATCAATCTCTAACTTGTtgtctttattaatttttaggttaaactaatattcaaatttatgaataataccaaaaaaattaaaatacgaaTTAACTAAATTCATGGCTATCGCAAACCATGAAAACAAATTCTTTCTATAAATgtctaatataattatatatttaagactTAATCTAATATCactagttaaattaaaataatgtatgTCCGTCGATCTATgcgtttgtttttatttttctaaggaGACTGTATAGTTGTTGTTTTGTGTGGTAGAAAATATTCTTTAAACGAatagattattaatttatcaattaattaatacccttttaaattaataaaatttgttctCGTTCTCGATGAAAAGTGGGAGAAAATAGAAATATGGGGGAAGCAAAGGGTTAATTATAATTAGATTGGGAATTCACAGAATCGAGGTTTGGCTGTTCCTGAAGGAAAGAAGGGAACGTAGAACTAGTGAACTCGAGAGAGcgcacaacacaacacaacacaattaCAGCAGAAACAAACCTAAATTTCTGTAAGCCTCTCTCTTTTTGCTCCCATTCAATTCAATTGAATCAACATCTTTTTGTCTCGGctgttgatgttgatttttaacCCACTAATTCGCACCTCACTTCTGCAACTGCAACTGCTCAATTCTCAACAATTACTTTCTGCTTTTTTGGGAACTCTGCCTCAACCCACTTTTACTAATACTTTTGTTCTTAAAACCAAAATTCTGACACACCTGCTAATAGGTAGGTTCGGTTTTTTCACACCCCCTAACTGCTATCGCAAACCATGAAAATATTAGCTTTTCTGGCAGCATGACCAAAACCAAAATACGCGAGCCATGCTATCCATTTCAATGCTTCTCTATGTTAGTGCGATTCAAGTCATTTTGGTTTTCTTTCCGGTATCTTCATGGCTATTCTGAGTTATATCTGATACGATTTGCATGCATTTCTTGTTTGTCACTGCTTTAGTTCTCTTtcgatttaataaattataatctaCATACTCTGACCAACCTCAGTGGATAATTATAGGTCCCATTTGGATAAACTACGTACAtaactatatatttaataagtcCACGTTATGTACGCTCTGCAGTTTGAATTGCAGTCTAAAATAAGCTTATCAACCTTTTTTATAGACACTTTTTCTCGTGTTTACTAAAAATGCTATTTTAATAAATCATCAAGTTTAATTTACTCcgaatttattatgaaaaaacaaACGTAAGTTAGCTTTTGAAATGActtattatgaaataaaaaagcaaGTTACTTTTAGTTTTAGAGGACTTAACTAATATACTTGGGACAACAATATGAAATTTGTGAAACCAGCAGAAATTGGTGGATGACAAACATTTTTGTCTTATCATAAATTGCAGTTGATAATGATTCAAGAACTCATGAAAGTTTGACACATGGATCCCGACAGCAAAAAATTTGGAGGAGGTAAAAATTTATCATGTCTGCGCTTTGCTTTGCATAGATTATTTCAcatatatctctttttttttatgttattatatatgCTAGTACTGATTTCCTATCAGCATGACATTGACTGTACACATAATTCTATTTAAATACTTGGTTAAAAGGTATATGTATATGGTCAAGATTAAGAGATAAATATACATCACTTTTTTAAGTGGTCATATAATtactaacttttaattttgattatttatgtatgattgtataatctaaatttataattctcacattttaaaaatgagAATTGTTCACTATATATgtccacacacatatatatgatGGGACAAGTGACTAAACATTGTTCATTAATTGGGAAGGAGTATAGGTATGGTACCCTTATAAAAAAGGGGTAAGTGTATAAAACATTGTTGATAATGCTTTTATTTTGGTCCCTCCCGATTgatttaattatcatgctaAGTGCCTCTGGGTAATGCTATGCCCACGGAGGCACTTAACTTTATTGCTTATGGATTTTTAGGCTTGttgttgaaatttaaattcagttTTTTCTTGGCTACTTATTTAGGCATAATCATTTATCAAAGATTGATCGCTTACAATCCAATCTCTGATATAAAACCACTTACAATCCAATTagtgttttatctttatattgtgtcataaacttatatttttgttgtgatttaaagattatttttcttatctatgTTATGTATGAGTGTGTGTATATGtatttaaatataactttttatttggTAGGATCTTATCTTCATGCTGACTACGTTGGCAACAATGTGCTTCAGCTACTGTTTTTGTTAAAGTATATTAGGTTAACAGTGTTACAAAGTTAAGCAGTTAGTGATTAGCTAGGCAGTTACAGACTGCATCTCTAACTGCTGCTAGTGTGTGTATAAAATTACTCTCTCCCTACACAATCTTTACTATACACCATTGATGGCTACTATAAAAGTGGCATTTGGAGTAGTTCTTAACTAACTCAATTTGAATTTAGAGTAAATATCCAATTCAGTCCTTGAAATAAATCATTGAACCTAATTTAGTCTTAGGACAAAAAAGTCACCATATAATCCTTCTTATATTTTGGATTTGAGTCTAACTCAACCCTAAAAGTTAACTTGTTAGGTGAGGCTTGCCCCcctacatatatattttatcttgacATTATCTTGAAAATGCATACTTGGGTTTTTCTCATTACATTCCCTCATGCCCAACATTTGGTCTTGATATGTAGATAATATAATAGGTAATCTGTTTAATGGATCTATAATAccatcttatatttttaagtttgaaCCTAACTCAACCCTAAAAGCTAATTCATAGGGTGAGGATTGTCCTCCACTTATATGGTTTATCTTAGCACTATCTCTAGCCGATGTGAAACTTGGATTTTTCCAAATACGTTTTATTAAAAACATGGCACAATTTAGTACTTTAGTCATTTCCCCTTCATTTTTAGGACATGATTAGTCTCTAGACAAGTGAATTTACCAACTTAGTCCCTTACAGAATCATTATTGACCCAAATTAGTTcctaaaaatgttaatttaaacAGACGGAAGGATTAAAGTGTCCCATGTTTGTAATCTTGAGAGACTAaatggtttgtttgttttttctcaGGATCAAAGTGTTaccatgtgtttttttttcttccgaaAGACCAGTTTAGGTATTTACTGTTTAATTCATATGCCTAAACCCTAAAAGCAATTGTATAAACTAATCAGTCTTTTGCTACTTGGATTTTTTATGACAGCCAAATAAGCATGtctttggaaataaaaaattaaatccaaTTTATTCCAAATTTACTATGATTTTCGGATAATCTTTTTCACTTATTGCGGGGGACTTCAGTTAttcatctcaattttttttataagaaatttaacctctgctattttttttattatttatatttagctTATGTATGGTTgacaaaattttaatatcaattgTAGTTGTTCATGATTTTATTTGCCAATTTGAAATCAGTTAGATCACTTTTAGAACTTTTTAGCATCGTTGCTTTAGGCCACTGTTCTAGTATGGCAAATATGtttcatgtatatatttttcctaTGCTTTCTGATTGACGGCATATGTTATTTAAAATCTTAGGGCCAAGAGAATTGACAGGTTCTGTGGATCTATTAAATCACTTCAAATTACTCCCACATTTTGAGTTTTTCTGCAAGAGGCCACTTCCTGTTTCAATTTCAGATGCACACTATTTATACAATGTAGTAGGAGACATTGAAATCAGAAAAGGAGATGGGATGCAGTTGGATCAACTTATTCAGGATACATCTTTGTCCAGTGGTTCTAATTATCGTATACAGCCTTTGGACCTCGATATTCTAAAGGAGGCTTTTCTACTCAAGGAAACTGTTCCCATTGATTTGCCTGCTGTAAGAAATCATCGTCTTTGAATTTGATAATGCTTCTTCTGTTGCTTCATTGCTGTTCACTAAATTAATAGACATGTTatccttattttcaaatttcaaaatcaatatAGTCAATCTTTTCCTTATTAGAATTGATTGCATATATGCTTATCCTTGTATTTTTCCCTGATAGGCCGAGAAGGGGATTCTGACTGTTGCAGGAAAATCAAAAGGTGAATCTAAAGATGAGGAGAAGAAGCATAAAAAACACAAAGACAGGGACAAAGATAAGGACAAGGAGCATAAGAAGCACAAGCATCGTCAAAAAGATCGAAGCAAAGACaaggaaaaggagaaaaagaaagacaaaaacaGGCATCATGATTCTAGTGCTGATCCTTCAAAGAAACACAATGAGAAGGTTGGTAAATTTTAGACTGATGCATTTGCTTTGTTCACGTGAAAAATCAGTGTTCTAAAAGTCCTGTCATGTTTTGATTTAATTCAATAGTTTTGCTTCATCAGCAACTCCtgaaattttcatttgtattgtgCTGA encodes the following:
- the LOC114408374 gene encoding mediator of RNA polymerase II transcription subunit 19a-like isoform X3; this translates as MDPDSKKFGGGPRELTGSVDLLNHFKLLPHFEFFCKRPLPVSISDAHYLYNVVGDIEIRKGDGMQLDQLIQDTSLSSGSNYRIQPLDLDILKEAFLLKETVPIDLPAAEKGILTVAGKSKGESKDEEKKHKKHKDRDKDKDKEHKKHKHRQKDRSKDKEKEKKKDKNRHHDSSADPSKKHNEKKRKHDGDDDLNVVHKHKKSKHKSSKIDELGAIKVAG
- the LOC114408374 gene encoding mediator of RNA polymerase II transcription subunit 19a-like isoform X2, giving the protein MDPDSKKFGGGPRELTGSVDLLNHFKLLPHFEFFCKRPLPVSISDAHYLYNVVGDIEIRKGDGMQLDQLIQDTSLSSGSNYRIQPLDLDILKEAFLLKETVPIDLPAAEKGILTVAGKSKGESKDEEKKHKKHKDRDKDKDKEHKKHKHRQKDRSKDKEKEKKKDKNRHHDSSADPSKKHNEKKRKHDGDDDLNVVHKHKKSKVLISVNCIMELETHKRQ
- the LOC114408374 gene encoding mediator of RNA polymerase II transcription subunit 19a-like isoform X6, with the translated sequence MDPDSKKFGGDAHYLYNVVGDIEIRKGDGMQLDQLIQDTSLSSGSNYRIQPLDLDILKEAFLLKETVPIDLPAAEKGILTVAGKSKGESKDEEKKHKKHKDRDKDKDKEHKKHKHRQKDRSKDKEKEKKKDKNRHHDSSADPSKKHNEKKRKHDGDDDLNVVHKHKKSKVIKGEALSPDKFSIFHSHLFLLYKLSAVYCFS
- the LOC114408374 gene encoding mediator of RNA polymerase II transcription subunit 19a-like isoform X4, with product MDPDSKKFGGGPRELTDAHYLYNVVGDIEIRKGDGMQLDQLIQDTSLSSGSNYRIQPLDLDILKEAFLLKETVPIDLPAAEKGILTVAGKSKGESKDEEKKHKKHKDRDKDKDKEHKKHKHRQKDRSKDKEKEKKKDKNRHHDSSADPSKKHNEKKRKHDGDDDLNVVHKHKKSKVIKGEALSPDKFSIFHSHLFLLYKLSAVYCFS
- the LOC114408374 gene encoding mediator of RNA polymerase II transcription subunit 19a-like isoform X1, whose translation is MDPDSKKFGGGPRELTGSVDLLNHFKLLPHFEFFCKRPLPVSISDAHYLYNVVGDIEIRKGDGMQLDQLIQDTSLSSGSNYRIQPLDLDILKEAFLLKETVPIDLPAAEKGILTVAGKSKGESKDEEKKHKKHKDRDKDKDKEHKKHKHRQKDRSKDKEKEKKKDKNRHHDSSADPSKKHNEKKRKHDGDDDLNVVHKHKKSKVIKGEALSPDKFSIFHSHLFLLYKLSAVYCFS
- the LOC114408374 gene encoding mediator of RNA polymerase II transcription subunit 19a-like isoform X5 yields the protein MDPDSKKFGGGPRELTGSVDLLNHFKLLPHFEFFCKRPLPVSISDAHYLYNVVGDIEIRKGDGMQLDQLIQDTSLSSGSNYRIQPLDLDILKEAFLLKETVPIDLPAAEKGILTVAGKSKGESKDEEKKHKKHKDRDKDKDKEHKKHKHRQKDRSKDKEKEKKKDKNRHHDSSADPSKKHNEKKRKHDGDDDLNVVHKHKKSKSS